The sequence ATCCACCGCCCTGCACATATCTGCCGTTTTTTGTAGTTACTTCATTGTAGATATGAAACCAAAGCGCACCCGCTTCTATTGTTACAGCAGGTTGTGGTTTTTGAAATGATTCACCACCATTAGCGACGAAATTATCATGCATTACAATGTTATTCATTGCCTTTGTCCAAATAAGTAATGAGTCCGCAGAATTGGAAGTGCCCTGATAACTATGACCACCACCTTTTACAACTAATCTCAAATTATTCTCTCGTGCAAAATTTACAGCAGCTACAATATCCGTAGTTGTTTTAGCAGCCACTGCATACACACTGGGTTCAGAACGCCACGCATCTACCCATCCCGAAGTTTGTGTTAAAGCAGGATTATCACCAATGAAGTAGGGGTTTTTTAAATTTTTAAATAACGCATCACAAGCATTAGTATCTGCTGCATTATTACAAACTACTAATGGCGATTCAACTTTTATTAAATTGCCATTTAGAGATGTATTTAATTGATCCCATTTTTCAGATGAAGGCCAAAGTGCATCATTCGGTCTTACTCTTTTAAAAGTATTTAATTCAGGAATTAAATATTTTTCGGGCGATGCAAATAATGGAGAAAAACCCATTGCAATTCCGGGTAATAGAATCGCACCTTTTAAAAATTTTCTTCTATTTATCAGCATTGGAATATTTATTTTTTCAAATGTAGTTATTGATTATAAATGTTGAAAGCATTGATAGTTGTGGAAGATTTTGCCGATTATTTATTTTTAAAAGGAGGGAAGAATCCTACTGAATGTAAAATAGGTTTGATTATTATTTACCGCAAAGTCTTCTTCAGAAGAAATTAATTAACTACTTAATCACAAACTTTTCTCCCATTAATTTATCAGCAACTTGCAACCCAACAAAATAAATTCCCGGTAGGAGATGGTTTGTTTGAATGACGATATATTTTTCTGTTGCAGTGATATTGTTTTGGGTGTAGACTGTTTGCCCCAATTGATTTACTATTTGCAGCGAATAAATAGTATTGATCAATTGATCACAGACAATTAAAAAATTACCATCATTTGGATTGGGATATATTTTAATTTCAGATGCATTTGTTTGATAGTTGGCGTCATGCTCAGATTTCAAAGTTGGATCGCCAGGAATACAACTCGCCCACTTGGCAGCATCTTTATACCAGTAGCTTGCAATGATATCGTTTTGAAAGAATTTATAAATTATACCACCTAAAAGCGCTTTACCCGGATCATTGAGATGAATGCCTGCGCCATCAATTCTAAAATTTGCACAATCCCAAAACAATCCATCCCAAATGTTTGCCCGCATACCATCAGCCCAGATCGGTGGTCCCCACATAATATATGGAGCAAGCTTTCCCGGATTTCTGTAGCGCAAAGCTGGATCACCATTGATCTGATTTTCAATCACCCATTTTGTTGCAAAATTTGCATGATAAGAACATGGTTCGTGGTTCACTGCGTATTTGTCGTCCAATGTATCAGCATATCCCCCGTAATATGGCGGACTTAAATAAAGAATTTTTAAATTGGGATAGGTATAAAGCAATGCCTGAAATGTTCTTACATAATTGTTTCTGATTGAATCTGCCTGCAATGGCATCGTATAAATACTATCTTCTCTGCTGCCATTCATCATCCAACCAATTTGAATTTGTGCACGTGTAATTCCAAGCGGAATTAATTTTGATGAATCAATATCAGTCCAATAAGTTGGATTATCAATTGTCATATCTTCAATACCACCGTTGTGATTGCATAGTATTGTTGTGAAGCAATTATTTAAACCGGTGGTTGTATCCAATTCTGCCTGATAATGTTTAAATGGTTGCACAGCGGTTGATGATCCAAAGCAGGCCATAATCACTTTTCCATTTATATAATCTACATTTCCAAACGTATCAAGTGGTTTAATTGATTTTGACATTTTAACCCCTTTACTCAAATGAGGTCCACTTAATATATTACTTCCACCCGGATACAATCCACCCTGGTACTCACCCAGATAAAATCCTGTCTGCAAATCAACAAGAGAGACCAAACCGGTTGTATCGTTATCACAATTTGGCTGAGCAAATGTAGTGTTGAACATCCCTCCGAATAAAAGGATAAATGCGAAGATGCTTGCGTTATGTTTATTCATGATTGTGGATTTGAAAACTAAAAGTAACAATTTTTTTAAAAGCGGATATTGCACAGAATATAGAACACAAACAGGCAATATGTTTTACTAAAGCATCTTTGATTTCTTTTCTACTTTTATATTGCGCCAAATTCCCTATTGTATTCCATCCAAGAGCTACAATACTTTCTTCATAAAACTCTTCAGTGCAAGCAGGTTCCTCAATCAGAAGGTATGTGCTGAGGCTTTTGAGAACCTGCGTAGAAATTAATGAGATGTATTCATCAATACTTTTTTACTTGTGGCGAATCTGCCATAATTCATTCTAATTTATTAGAGCTAATTGATATCTAAGTTAAGCGAATTTCAGTAGTGGAATTGGAGTACTTTAAACTTATCGAATTCGATGAGTTTAAAATAAATACCTATTCTAAT is a genomic window of Bacteroidota bacterium containing:
- a CDS encoding T9SS type A sorting domain-containing protein, whose translation is MNKHNASIFAFILLFGGMFNTTFAQPNCDNDTTGLVSLVDLQTGFYLGEYQGGLYPGGSNILSGPHLSKGVKMSKSIKPLDTFGNVDYINGKVIMACFGSSTAVQPFKHYQAELDTTTGLNNCFTTILCNHNGGIEDMTIDNPTYWTDIDSSKLIPLGITRAQIQIGWMMNGSREDSIYTMPLQADSIRNNYVRTFQALLYTYPNLKILYLSPPYYGGYADTLDDKYAVNHEPCSYHANFATKWVIENQINGDPALRYRNPGKLAPYIMWGPPIWADGMRANIWDGLFWDCANFRIDGAGIHLNDPGKALLGGIIYKFFQNDIIASYWYKDAAKWASCIPGDPTLKSEHDANYQTNASEIKIYPNPNDGNFLIVCDQLINTIYSLQIVNQLGQTVYTQNNITATEKYIVIQTNHLLPGIYFVGLQVADKLMGEKFVIK